One genomic region from Rosa rugosa chromosome 1, drRosRugo1.1, whole genome shotgun sequence encodes:
- the LOC133742326 gene encoding uncharacterized protein LOC133742326 has protein sequence MGIVISKATDGLGDLLEKTFLSPFKTMFDGSCQECSGPWDLVCFIEHLCVSNLLKLLMILVLCYITLLFFYLVFKLGIFQCIGKSLCKMCWAACETYWFALHDICSFVWYKLRNTKRVNHRRRRHLRRHQFRDIEQGYSSSGDNELWDNYRNLNVSRKRKSLSRRRKDRVQSSVNRSSRHGTRSHHHRHVRLKSRSMSVRVTGRSQRLKSPRRVKISKVTSVRRKTRTSKRRRLR, from the exons ATGGGGATTGTCATCAGTAAAGCTACGGATGGGCTCGGCGACCTGCTTGAAAAAACATTTTTGTCTCCATTTAAGACTATGTTTGATGGATCATGCCA GGAGTGTTCAGGACCTTGggatttggtttgtttcatTGAGCATCTATGCGTGTCCAATCTGTTGAAACTGCTGATGATCCTGGTCCTTTGTTACATAA CATTACTATTCTTCTATTTAGTATTCAAGTTGGGGATCTTCCAATGCATTGGAAAAAGCCTCTGTAAAATGTGCTGGGCTGCATGTGAGACATATTGGTTTGCGCTACATGATATTTGTAGTTTCGTGTGGTACAAGTTGAGGAACACTAAGAGGGTAAAccatcgtcgccgacgccatctccgcCGCCACCAATTTCGAGACATTGAACAAGGCTACAGTTCAAGTGGGGATAATGAGTTGTGGGACAATTATCGTAATCTTAATGTTAGTAGAAAGCGAAAGTCACTCAGCAGGAGAAGAAAAGATAGGGTGCAGAGCTCTGTTAACCGTTCGAGTAGGCATGGCACTCGCAGCCACCATCATCGTCATGTAAGGTTAAAGTCTAGGAGTATGTCTGTTCGCGTTACGGGCAGGTCTCAAAGGCTAAAAAGCCCGAGACGTGTGAAAATAAGCAAGGTGACAAGTGTTCGAAGGAAAACCAGAACTTCTAAGAGGAGGAGGCTTAGGTGA